The DNA window TTTCGGTATACCCGTCGACAGGTCGAATCCGACGACTTCGTTGCTCTGCGTACACGTCACCCACACGGTGTCCGACCCCGGATCGTAGGCAAGCGCGTAAGGCGACGATCCTACCGGGAATCGCTGACGCAGTACGAGCGGTCCGGCCGTGTAGACCAGCAGTTCGTCACCGGCGGTGTCGGTGACGGTGATGCGGCCGAACGGGTCGGTGATCAGGTTGGTGGCGCCATCGCCCGCGCGCAGGGCCAGGCCGAGGCGCTCTTTGCCGAGGTCGAGCTGGGTGAGGGAGGTCTGGCGGCGGTCCAGCACGGAGACGTGGTCGCCGGTCAGGGCCAGGGCATCGGCCGAGGCGAGGCCGGATACGGTGTCGGTGACCTTGCCGTCGGGGGCGAGGACGCGGACCTTGCCGTCCGCGGTGCCGACGACGAGGGTATCGTCCTCGCGGCGCAGGACCGACCGTGCGTCGCCGTCTACGGGTACGTCGGTGACGGTTCCGGTTGCGATGTCGACGCGCATGATCCGCCCGGACCCGGGAACCAGCACTTCGCCTGGTTTGCCCTGCGCCAGACCCGCTCCGTGGGCGGGCAACAGCAGGGTGCTCATGCCCAGGTCCGGAACGCCCGACGGGTCGACGCGGGTGAGTGTCGTCGGGTCGATGACGAAAAGGATCGTGCTCGTTTCGCTGCTCGACTCCAGCGCGACCAGCTGCCCGGTACCCGTCTCGGCCAACAGCCCGCCGATCGGGTTCGCGAGCCCGGAGACATCTCCCGCAGGACGCGTACTCTCGACAGGCGCGATCGCCGCGGTGGCCGCCGGTCTGGTCTCCAGTTTGTCGCTATCGGAGCCGGCGGAACATCCGGTCATCATCGTCAGCACCGCCACGCTCGCGAGCAATGCGGGAGCCCGGCGGTGGAGCGTGACCACGGAGGGCCCCGCGAACCTCGCCCATCCAAGACAGCCACGAGGGCGCATCCACCGAACTCCTTACTATGACGAATCATCGGCTACCGCACCATCTGACCATGATGGCGCACGGTATGAGCCGACCGGGGGTGGTGGCTGACGGAGAATGTCGGTGATCGGGGTTACGGTTGAGTTGAAACAATGTCCAACTCAGGGAGATCCGGTTGAAAGCCGACCATCCGTCGGGATTTGCCATCGATGACATAACCGTTGGTCCGTTTGCTCATGGTTTCGGCACCACGGCCGATGGCAGGCCCTACGCCTTTCGCACGGTGCGATCCACCGTGGTGCTGGAGATCTACCGCGCCGACCTGGACAGTGACGTGCCCGGACCAGAGGATGTCGTCGCGATCGCGCAGGCACGGGCCACCGATATCGATCTCGACGACGAACGCAGCGTGGTGGCGCTGGTGCGGGACATGATCCCGGACGCGGAGCCGGTCGAGTCGGCCGTGGACCGTGACGTGACAACCGTGCGCGCCCTGCTGGGACGGATCAGTTCCGTCATTGATGGTATGTAGATGGTGATGCCAACCACACGATTCGCCCGTACCGCGCTGACCGCGGCCGCCCTCGTCGCCATGGCCTCGGCCTGCAGCACGGGCCCGGACGAGGCCGCGGTCGATGCCGCGCGCTCCTCGGCCAACGCGTCGCTGTCCTCCTCGGTCGCGGCCTCCTCGAGCGCCGCGCACCGGCCACTGCCGTCCGCCGCCGAACTCGACACCCAGATCAAACGCGCCCTGGATCCGGCGCTGCCCGACTCCGAACGCACCGACCTCATCGAGGACGGCCAGGCCTTCCGCGACGCCATCCCGGACATGTACCGGGCGCTGCAGGACAACCCGCGCGCCATCTACGGCGTCACCGACCCGGTCTTCGACAACCGCGACGGCACCCTGACCGCGACCATGCGGCTGGACAAGGACGGCACCGGCACCGCCGTGCGCACCACGGTCGTCCATTTCGTGCTGCTCGACGGCAAATGGAAGATCTCACGCACCGATCTGTGCGGCATCCTGCGCTCGGCCGACTACCGCACCGCGGCCTGCGGCTAGATGATCGAATCCGGTTCGCTGCGGTGGGGACAGTTCATCCACCGCCACCGCTACCTCGTGCTGGGCATAGCGATTGTGGGGGTGCTGCTTTCGGGCTGGTACGGGCGCGATCTCGCGGACAAGCTCACCCAGGAAGGCTGGTTCGACGAGAGCAGTGAATCGGTCACCGCGTCCAAGATCGCCGACGCCACCTTCGGCCGCGACACCGACAGCGACATCATCCTGCTCTACACCGCGCCCGCCGGGACAACGGTCGACGACCCGAGCCTGCGCGCCGCGGTGACCAGCATGTTGAAGCAGCTGCTCGCCGAGCACCCCGACCGGATCCTCAAGATCGACAGCTATTGGGACAGCCCCTTCGCCGCCCAGGCCACCGACGCCTCGCACACCCACGCCTTCGCCAGCGTCGGGCTGCGCGGGGAGGGCACCACGACGGTGGAGAACTACGCCGCGATCAAGGCGGAGCTCGGCGCGGGACGCGCGGGCGGCGGGCCGGGCGGCACCACGGTGCAGCTGGCCGGATTGCAGCCCATCGTCGAGGGCATCAATCAGGGCATGCAGGACGATATCCGCCGCGCCGAGATCATCGCGCTGCCGATCGTGGCGATCCTGCTGTATTTCGTCTTCGGCGGGGTGATCGGGGCGCTGCTGCCGGTGCTGATCGGCGGTATGACGGTGCTGGGCACCCAGGGCACCATCCGGGTGCTCACCGATCACATCGATGTGAACGTATTCGCCAGTGCGGTAGTCACTTTGGTGAGTCTGGGGCTGGCGATCGACTACGGCTTGTTCACGGTGACCCGGTTCCGCGAGGAACTCGCGGCCGGGCACAGTGTGGAGGAGGCGACCGCGCGCACCGTCGCCACCGCCGGACGCACCGTGCTGTTCTCGGCGGGCATCATCGCGATCAGCCTGGCCGCGCTGTTCATCTTCCCGAACGGAGTGCTGCGGTCGGTGCCCTACGGCGGCATCAGCTCGGTGCTGCTGGCGGCGTTGCTGTCGGTGACCGCACTGCCCGCGGTGCTGAGTATCGTCGGGCGGCGGATCGACCTGTGGGGCTGGCAGCGCTTCTCGCGCACCAAGACCGAGGCGCAGATCGACGCCGGATTCTTCTCCCGGCTGGCGACGCGGGCGATGCGGCGGCCGTGGGCGGTGGTGGTACCGATCGTGCTCGGGCTACTCGCGTTGATCATCCCGATCCACAATATCGAGTTCGGCGGGATCAGCGAACGCTATCTGTCGCAGGAGAATCCGGCGCGCGTCGCGCAGGAGCGATTCGACGAGTTGTTCCCGAGCTTCCGTACCGAGCCGATCAAACTCGTTGTGGTGGGCGCGAATCCGCAACAGCTCAGTGATATTCGCTACGAGGCGAGCCAGATTCCCGGGTTGACGGGACGTTTCGAACCGGGTGCACCGACCAAGGACGGGATCAATGTGCTCAACGCCGGTCTCGCCGACAAGCGGGACGCGGATACCGTGATCGATGCGCTGCGAGCCATTCCGGAACCCTCGGGGGTGAACATCATGGTGGCCGGGGTGCCCGCGCTCGAGCGCGACAGCATCAACGGATTGCTCGTGCGCCTGCCGCTGCTGGTGGCGCTGCTGGCGGCGGCGGCATTGGGGATGCTGTATCTGGCGTTTCGTTCGATCGTGCTGGCGCTCAAGGCCGTGCTGATGAGCGCGTTGAGTCTGGCCTCCACGCTCGGGGTGCTCACCTGGGTCTTCGTCGAGGGGCACGGTGCGGGGATCTTCCACTTCACACCCGGGCCGCTGATGTTCGCGGTGTTGGCGCTGATCGTGACGGTGGTGTTCGGGCTGTCCACCGACTACGAGGTGTTCCTGCTCTCGCGCATGGCCGAGGCGCGCGCGGACGGTGCGTCGGCGCCGGAGGCCATCCGGTACGGCATCGCCCATACCGGTGGGGTGATCACCTCCGCGGCAGCGATTCTCATCGTGGTGACCGGTGCGTTCGGCTTCTCCGACCTGGTGCTGATGAAATACATCGCCTACGGCATGATCGCGGCGCTGGTCCTGGACGCGTCGGTGGTTCGCATGCTGTTGACGCCCGCGGTGTTGAAGCTGGTCTGGCGTTGAGGAGTCATCGATGGCTGTGATCAAGGGCGCGAATCTGGCCCTGATGTTCCTGTTGGAGCTGGGCGTGCTTGCCGGAGCGGCTGTTTGGGGCTTCACCCTGGACGCACACCCCATCGTGTGTGTCGTCGCCGGAATCGGCGCACCCGCGGTGTTCATCGCGGTGTGGGCGCTGTTCGCCGCGGGCGGCGGCAAGAACGCGCGCTTCCCGCTGACCGGTGCGTGGCGTTTGTTGTTGGAGATCGTGTGGTTCGGCGGCGCCGCGGTGCTGATCGGGTTCGCGTGGACGCCGGGCGCGGGGATCGTGTTCTTCGCCGTATGGGCGGTCAACGGCGCGCTCCGGTTGCTGTGGGAACAGGCCTAGCGGTGGATGCGGCGCGCCAGATCGACCGCACCACGATCCCGGGCTCGGGGCGATCATTGCGGCCGGCCAGGCCGTATTGGACTCGGCACCAGCAGAATTCAGTGCGCTGGCCGGACCATCCGGGTGCCGGTCATTGCTCGTCGAAGGTTTTGCGCGCCGAAGCGATCTCGTGTCGGTGCCGGTCGGCCCAGCCGGTCAACGCCAGCAACGTCCGATAGAGCTCTCGGGCCATGGGGGTGGCCTCGTATTCGGTTCTGGGTGGCACCGTCGGGTAGACCGTCCGGATCAGCAGGCCGTCGCGTTCGAGATTGCGCAGCGTCAAGGTCAGCATTCGCCGACTGATTCCGGTGACTTCACGCTCGAGCTCAGTGAATCGCATCGGCCGCTGCGTGGTCAGCAGCAAGATCCCGATAGCCCATTTGCCGCTGATCCGATTGAGCACTTCCAGCACTGAACACGCCTGGTCGACAGAAGAGTCCACCCGGTCGTCACCGCCGGCTGGTTCGACCTGCGACGGAACATCGGTGTGCCTCTGGGACATGAAAGTGCCTCCTTCCACTCACCGCGATCGTCACAGATCATGCACTCAGTAACAAATAATGCACCATGACAGTGGAAGGGTTCGGCCCATGACCGACATCCAGGAATCGTCGTACGAACCAGGCCGCGGAGCGGCACCGACACGGCTGTCCACCGAGAGGGTGGAACAATTCCTCGGTGTCCATCGCATGGGGGCGCTGGCCACCATCAAGCGCGATGGTCATCCGCATCTATCGACAGTTGCCTACAAGTGGAATCCGGTCACACGCGTGGTCTCGATCGGTTCCACCGCCGATCGCGTGAAAGTGCGCCAGCTCGCCCGGAATCCGCATACCGCGCTCTACGTGAGCAGCCTCGACCAGCTCACCTTCGCAGTTGCCGAGGGCGCCGCCGAAATCTCACCGGTCAGCACCGTCCCCGGCGACCCCGTCGGCCGCGAAATGCTGGCGATGTTCCCTGAATTCGACAATCCCGATGACGAAGCGACCTTCCTGAAGAACATGGTCGAGGACAACCGGCTCGTGATCAGACTTCAGGTATCCAAGCTCTACGGAGACACTCTCGTCGCCGAACACTGATCGATCGTGGCCTGGCCTGCCGGTCGTGCAGCGTGTGCACCTTGCGAGCCGTTGGGGTATGCGACTCGACCCACGATGTGGTCAGCGGCGGACCGGGAGGACCAGTTGGGCGCCGGTGATCGGATGGTCGAGGACCTCTACCGGATGTTGGTAGACGCGGGTGAGTAGTGCGGTGGTGAGGACTTTGCGGGGTGGGCCGTCGGCGGCGATGCGGCCGGATTCTAGGATGGCGACGCGGTCGGCGTAGGCGGCGGCGATGCCGAGGTCGTGCAGGACGACCACGACGGCCGCGCCCGCGGCGGCCCGGGCGGTGGCCAGGGTCAGCACCGCTTCCTGGTGGCCCAGGTCCAGGGCGGCGGTGGGTTCGTCCAGGAGCAGGGTGCCGGTGTCCTGGGCGAGCACGCGGGCCAGCGCGACCCGCGCGCGTTCGCCACCCGAGAGCGTCGGAAACGACCGCGCGGCAAGGTGTTCCACATCAGCGGCCGCCATGGCGGCGGCGATCCGCTCCTCATCGAGTTCACGCCGCTCGGTGCGCACCCACGGCGCGCGCCCCATCGCGACCACCTCGCGTGCGGTGAACGGAAACCCGACGGTATGGCTCTGCGGCAGCACCGCACGACGACGTGCCATATCCACCGGCGACCAATGCGCGAGCGCGCGCCCATCCAACTCGATCGCGCCCGCACTCGGCTCGAGTTCACCCGCGAGCGCCGCCAACAGCGTCGACTTCCCCGCACCATTCGGACCGACCAACGCCACGATCTCACCGGCGACCACATCGAAGTCGACGCCTTCGAGCACCCGCCGCGCCCCCGAAGCCCCCCGCCGATCAACGCTCACCCCCACTGCCCGCAGCGTCACCGCCCCCGGCTCCGGCGCCGCCGGCACCTCATGCGTCCGCGCGAACACCGAACTCAACCCCGCCACCACCCCGCTCATCCCCGCACCCCGCGCGGCTGCGGTATCGGCAATGTGTGCACGCACACCCGGCCTTCACCGTGCGTCCCGGAGCCCGCTGCCCGGGCGATCGCCTGCTGCACTTCGGCGCGCGTTCCCGGATCACGCTGTCGCGCGGCACCATCGGCTTCGATGCTTCGCGCGGCACCCGTCATCACCTCGGCGCTGCGGTGCAGGTCGATCGTCGATGCGTACACCGACCCGGACCGCACATGCGCAGCGCTCACATCCCCGAACGCGACACCGGCAGCGCCCCGGCACACGCGGCGAAGAGTCCGCGGCGGGCCGAAAGCCCGTCTGGGCGAAGCTGGTTCGCAGCTCATGCCCAGCCTCCGGCACGGGCGCGGGTGCGGCGCAGGAGCCAGAAGAAGAAGGGGCCGCCGATGAGGGAGGTGAGCATGCCGAGGGGCAGGTCGGCGTTGTGCACGAGAGAGCGGGCGCCGACGTCGGCGGCGAGCAGGACGACCGCGCCGACGATGGCGCTCAATGGGATCAGGGTGCGGTGGGCGGGGCCGACGAGCATGCGGACCAGATGCGGCACGATCAGGCCGACGAACAGGACGATGCCGGTGAAGGCGACGCCCGCGGTGGCGAGCACCGCGACCACGACGATGACATTGCGCCGCAAACGTTCCACGTCGACGCCCAGGTGGCGGGCGGCGGATTCACCGAGGGCGAGCAGGTCCAGGCGTGGTGCGATCAGGACCGCGGCGAGGATGCCCAGCGCGCTCAGCGGAGCGACGACGCGCACCGCGTCCCAGGTGGCTCCGTTGAGACTGCCCAACTGCCAGAACACGATCTGGTCCCGGGCAGCTGGGGAGGCGACGAACAGCAGCAACGCGATCAGTCCGCCCGCGAAGGCGTTGATCGCGACACCGGTGAGCACGAGCGTGACCACCTCGGTGCGCCCGTTCGAGCGCGACAACATATACACCAGCAACGTCGTCAGCAGCCCCGCCACGAACGCGGCCGCCGCCACCGACCATGCCGCCACGAACGCGCCACCCACCACGATCACCGTGCCCGCACCGACCGCCGCCCCCGCCGACACCCCGATCACACCCGGCTCGGCGAGCGGATTCGCGAACACCCCCTGCAACAATGCACCCGCTGTCGCCAACGCCGCCCCGACCAGCATCGCCAGCACCACCCGCGGAAACCGCACCTCCCACAGCGTCACCTCACCCGCCGGATGCGCGGGCATCGGCCCCCACGCCAACCCGATCCGGTGCAGCACACTGCCCGCCACCTCGGCGGGCGTCGTCGGCACCTGCCCGATCGCCGCCGAAGCCAACGCCAACAACACCAACGCGGCCACCGCGACCGCGAATACGATCGTGATCCGCGACCGCCCCCGCGATTTCGGCGCGACCGGATGCGGGCTGTGCGGCATCGCCGAATCGGTCGCGGTCGCAGCATTCGCCAGCACGGGCCGATCGCGATGTCGTGGCGCGTGACTCATGCGGGCTTGGCGCCGTACACGGCCTCGCTCAGGGCGGCGATGACGCGGCCGGTGTTCGGGCCGAAGCTGAGTACCACCGCGTCGGACATATCGACCACCCGCTTGTTGCGGCCGCCGGGGGTTTGCGCGATGCCGGGCACCTTTTCCAGTCCGTCGACGCCGCCGACGGACTTCAGACCATCGGACATGACCAGCAGCACATCCGGCGCGGCCGCGATCATGCCCTCGCTGGTGATCGCGACGAACGGTTCTTTCAGCCCGGCCACGGTGCCCGCGTCCCGCGCGCCGAGCGCTTCGATGAGCGCGTCCGCGCCGGAACCAGGGCCGGCGAGCATGGTGATCGCGGTGCTGCGCAGGTAGAGAAATGCGATGGTGAGCGGCTTGTCCTGGGTGGGCACCGCCGCGCTTGCCGCGGCGATTTCGTCGCGGGTGCGCTGGGCCAGAGCCTGGCCGCGGTCGGGAATACCGAGTGCCGCGGCCACGGCCTCGATCTGCGGCACCACCCCGTCCATCGTGCGCTGCGGGTCGAAGTAGACGACCGTGACCCCGGCCGCACGCAACTGCTCACGCACCTGTGGCGCGGCGCTGGTGCTGTCGGTGAGAAAGACCGAAGGACGCAGCGCCAGAACGGATTCCACGTTCAGCGAGCCGCTGCCGCCGGTGACGTTCGGCACGGCAGCGACGGCGGGGAACGCGGCAGCGGTGCTGCGGCCGACGAGCTTGTCGCCCATGCCGAGTGCCCACACCGTCTGCGCGAGAGTCCCGTAGCGGTCGGCGGCGATGATCCGGCCGGCGTCGGTCACGGTGACGTCCGCACCGTCGAACGAACGCACGGTCACCGGCAGGGTGGGTGTGGGTTCGGGGCCGATCGGTACCGGATCCAGGTTCTCCAGTTTCGCGGTCGCCGGTCCACGTCCGCCGGTCGCGGTGTCGTCGCTGTCGGTGCCGCAGGCTGCCGAACCGAGCAGCAGGGTCAACGCCAGCGCGGCCAGGAGGGAACGTGCCCCGCCGGATCGGACACGGTCGAGAAACCTCATGCAGGTAAGGCTAGCCACCGTCATTCCGTGCGTGCACTCACGTCGTCGAGCGCGGCCGCGATGGCGCGCGGGAGTTCGAGGGTTTCCGCGGCAAGCACCCCGGTGAGCTGCCCGATATCGCGGGCGCCAACGATCATGCTCGCGATGCCGGGCCGGTCCCGGATCCAGGCCAGCGCGACCGCCAGTGGCGAGGTGGCCAGCCCGTCGGCGGCGGTGACCAGGGCATCGACCACCCGGGTCGCGCGATCGTCGAGCCGGTGCCGGATCTCGGCGGCCGTCGCCTCGTCCGCCCCGCGTGAATCGGCGGGCACCCCGTCACGATATTTGCCGGTCAAGATGCCCCCGGCCAGCGGTGCGGTCGCGATCAGCCCGACACCGTGATGATGGGTGGCGGGCAGGAAATCGGTTTCGGTATCGCGAGCCAGCAGCGAATACGGCGTCTGCGCGACGGTGATCGGCGCGACCGCGGCGAGGCTGGCGACCTGCCAGGCATTGAAACCGCGCACCCCGGCGTAGCGGACCCGCCCGGAACGCACCACGAATTCGAGGGTGGCGGCGACCTCGTCGAGCGGGGTCGCCGGATCCCAGGCGGCGACATGCCAGATGTCGAGGTAGTCGGTGCCCAGTTCGAGCAGGGTCCGATCGAGCTGGCGCAGCAGCGCACGGCGCGAGGTATCCACCGCCGGGCGCGCCAGCGGTGGAGTGGGCACGCCCGGTCCCGCGGGCGCGGGCGTGCCCCGCGGCGCGACACCCGCGCAGCCGCTGAGCACCAGATCGTCGCGCGAGACCAGATCGCCGAGCAGTTCGGCCAGAATCCGTTGTGCCACACCGCCCGCGTAGGCGGGGGAGGTGTCGACCAGCGTGCCGCCCGCCTCGGCGAACGCCACCAGCTGCACCGCCGCCTCGTCGTTATCGGTGTGGGTCCCCCAGGTGTGGGTCGCCAGTCCTATCCTGGACACCCGTAGGCCGCTGCGGCCGACCGTCCGCTGTTCCATCACCGTGTCCGCGCATTCGTCACGGCGCCAAGCCTAGAGTGTGTATACCCAAACTCGATGCCCACCAGCTCAGTGGGTCGCGGATCGGCGGCGGCGAGTTCGAGCGCGAAAACCGCGCTCACCCGGCGCGAATGCGCGTGCGGTGGCCAGCAGCGCAACAGCCGGGCACGCCGCCGTGGTCTCGACACTGTACTGTCGCTGCGTGATTGCGGCGGTGGTCACGGTGACGCGACCGGCCGCCGGACCAATTGCCCAGTAGGAATACGTATTTCGGGCGGAAGTGGAGGCGGTTCGTGGTCGGCGAGTCGATGACCTGGGTGCAGGCCTTGATACTCGGTCTGGTGCAGGGGCTGACGGAGTTTCTGCCGATCTCCTCCTCGGCGCATCTGCGCATCGTGTCGGCGGTGTTCTTCGGCGACGACGCGGGCGCCTCGTTCACCGCGGTGACCCAGTTGGGCACCGAGGCGGCGGTGCTGGTGTTCTTCGCCAAGGACATCTGGCGGATCGTGCTGGCCTGGTTCGCGGGCGTGGGTGAGCGGCTGACCAAACGCGGTGCGCCCGACCTGCCGCTGCACGACCAGCCCACCATGAAGCTGCCGGTCATCACGGCCGAGCATGCGCGTGTGCTCGACGAGCGGGCCCAGCGCGAACTCGATTACCGCATCGGCTGGTATGTGATCATCGCGACCATCCCGATCGGTGTGCTCGGATTCCTGTTCAAGGACCAGATCCGCACCGGAGCCCGCAATCTGTGGCTGGTGTCGTTCATGTTGATCGCGTTCGCGCTGGTCATCGCCGCCGGTGAGTACTACGGGCGCAAGATCCGCCCGCTCGAGCAGTTGACCACCCGGGACGGGCTGATCATGGGCTTCGCCCAATGCCTGGCACTGATCCCGGGTGTGTCGCGTTCCGGGGCGACCGCGACGGCGGGTCTGTTCCTGGGGTTGGAGCGCGAAGCGGCCGTGCGGTTCTCGTTCCTGCTCGCCATTCCCGCGGTGACCGCCTCAGGTCTGTTCAGTCTGCCCGACGCATTCGAACCGGCAGGTGAGGGGCTCAATGCCAGCGGGCCGCAACTGCTGGTCGCGACGATCCTCGCGTTCGGTGTCGGCTATGCCTCGGTGGCGTGGCTGTTGAAGTTCGTCGGCAAGCATTCGCTGGACTGGTTCGTCGGCTACCGCATCGTGCTCGGTCTGACCGTCATGGGCCTGCTCGCGGGCGGGGTGGTGTCGGCGACATGATCGTTAGGCTGGTGCCATGACGGTGATCCTGCTGCGGCACGGTGTTTCGACCTCCAATACCGCCCGCACCCTGGCCGGGCGCAGCGCAGGCGTCGATCTCACCGAGCACGGCAACGCCCAGGCCCGCGCCGTCGCCGATCGACTCGCGACACTGCCGATCGAGCACATCGTGCACTCGCCGCTGTTGCGCTGTCAGCGAACGGTGGGTCCGCTGGCGGAAAAGCTCGGCCTGGAACCGGAATACGACGACCGGCTGATCGAGGTCGACTACGGCGACTGGACCGGCAAGGCGATCGCCGACCTGCTCACCGAACCGCTGTGGAAAGTGGTGCAGCGGCACGCCTCCGGCGCGGTCTTCCCCAGCGGGGAAGGGCTGGCGCAGGTACAGGCCCGCGCCGTCGCCGCGGTCCGCGAGCACGATCGCCGATTCGCCGAGCAGGCCGGTCACGACGTGCTGTGGGTGGCATGCACACACGGTGACGTGATCAAATCCATACTCGCCGACGCGCTCGGCATCCACCTCGACGGTTTCCAGCGCATCGTGGTGGAGCCCGCCTCGATCAGTATCGTGCGCTACACCCCGACCGCGCCGTATGTGGTGCGGCTCAATGACACCGGCACCGACCTGTCGGGGTTGGCCGCAACCAGACCACAACGGACCGCGTCGGATTCCTCGACGCCCACGCCGCCCGAACCGGTCGACACCTCGGGTCCGGTTCCCGGTGGTGAGCTTGGTGGTACCCCGAGTGCGGATAATGGGAATGCGGAGCTGTGAGATTCCTTGTAAACGGGTAGGTGGCGTGTTGCGGATTCCAGCACTGTGGGTAGTCGATCAGGGTCACGTATCAGGAGGTGCAGATGTCTCGCGCAATCCATGTATTTCGCACCCCCGATCGTTTTGTCGCCGGGACGGTCGGTGAGCCGGGCGATCGCGCGTTCTACCTGCAGGCCGTGCAGGAACCACGGGTGGTCAGCGTAGCGCTGGAGAAGCAACAGGTGAAGGTGCTCGCCGACCGCATGGGTCTGCTGCTGGACGAGGTCGCACGCCGCTTCGGCGCCGAGGTGCCGCCCCAAGCCGAGGACATCGCCGACAGCGACCCGCTGGTGACGCCGATCGACGCCGAATTCCGGGTGGGCACCATGGGCCTGGGCTGGGACGCCGACGCGGGCGCGGTGGTGGTGGAGTTGCTGGCGATCACCGAGACCGAGGTCGACGAGTCGGTGGTGCTCGACGATACCGAGGAGGGCCCGGACGCGGTACGGGTGTTCCTGACCCCGATTCAGGCGCGGGAGTTCGCGTTGCGCTCCACCCGGGTGATCGCGGCGGGTCGTCCGCCGTGTCCGCTGTGCGGGGAGCCGCTGTCGCCGCGCGGGCATATGTGTGTGCGAACCAACGGATACAAGCGCGGGGATATCTTCGGCGCGGCCGAGCTAGAGGAGTAGCCGGTGGCCGAGCCTCGGTGGCACACCGCAGAATTGACGGTGATCGGGCGGGTGACGACCGCGAGCAATGTCACCCTGGTCTGCGATGCGGACGGCACCACCGGGCCCGATGGCGCGCCGGTGCGGGTGGTCTACAAGCCGGTGCGCGGTGAGCGGCCGCTGTGGGATTTCCCGGACGGCACGCTCGCCGGTCGCGAGGTGGCGTCGTATCGGGTGTCGCACGCGCTCGGCTGGGGTGTCATTCCGGAGACGATCCTGCGTGAGGGCCCATATGGGCCGGGCATGGTGCAGCGCTGGGTGCAGGCGGTCGACAACCACACCGACCAGGGCAACCGGCTCGATCTGGTGGATCTGGTGCCATTGGGCGCGGTGCCGGACGGGTTCTGTGAGGTGTTGCGCGCCCAGGACGAGGCGGGCAACGAGGTGTCGCTGATCCACGCCGACGATCCTCGGCTGCAGCGGATGGCGGTGCTGGAT is part of the Nocardia sp. NBC_00565 genome and encodes:
- a CDS encoding MMPL family transporter; amino-acid sequence: MIESGSLRWGQFIHRHRYLVLGIAIVGVLLSGWYGRDLADKLTQEGWFDESSESVTASKIADATFGRDTDSDIILLYTAPAGTTVDDPSLRAAVTSMLKQLLAEHPDRILKIDSYWDSPFAAQATDASHTHAFASVGLRGEGTTTVENYAAIKAELGAGRAGGGPGGTTVQLAGLQPIVEGINQGMQDDIRRAEIIALPIVAILLYFVFGGVIGALLPVLIGGMTVLGTQGTIRVLTDHIDVNVFASAVVTLVSLGLAIDYGLFTVTRFREELAAGHSVEEATARTVATAGRTVLFSAGIIAISLAALFIFPNGVLRSVPYGGISSVLLAALLSVTALPAVLSIVGRRIDLWGWQRFSRTKTEAQIDAGFFSRLATRAMRRPWAVVVPIVLGLLALIIPIHNIEFGGISERYLSQENPARVAQERFDELFPSFRTEPIKLVVVGANPQQLSDIRYEASQIPGLTGRFEPGAPTKDGINVLNAGLADKRDADTVIDALRAIPEPSGVNIMVAGVPALERDSINGLLVRLPLLVALLAAAALGMLYLAFRSIVLALKAVLMSALSLASTLGVLTWVFVEGHGAGIFHFTPGPLMFAVLALIVTVVFGLSTDYEVFLLSRMAEARADGASAPEAIRYGIAHTGGVITSAAAILIVVTGAFGFSDLVLMKYIAYGMIAALVLDASVVRMLLTPAVLKLVWR
- a CDS encoding winged helix-turn-helix transcriptional regulator, with protein sequence MSQRHTDVPSQVEPAGGDDRVDSSVDQACSVLEVLNRISGKWAIGILLLTTQRPMRFTELEREVTGISRRMLTLTLRNLERDGLLIRTVYPTVPPRTEYEATPMARELYRTLLALTGWADRHRHEIASARKTFDEQ
- a CDS encoding FecCD family ABC transporter permease; the protein is MPHSPHPVAPKSRGRSRITIVFAVAVAALVLLALASAAIGQVPTTPAEVAGSVLHRIGLAWGPMPAHPAGEVTLWEVRFPRVVLAMLVGAALATAGALLQGVFANPLAEPGVIGVSAGAAVGAGTVIVVGGAFVAAWSVAAAAFVAGLLTTLLVYMLSRSNGRTEVVTLVLTGVAINAFAGGLIALLLFVASPAARDQIVFWQLGSLNGATWDAVRVVAPLSALGILAAVLIAPRLDLLALGESAARHLGVDVERLRRNVIVVVAVLATAGVAFTGIVLFVGLIVPHLVRMLVGPAHRTLIPLSAIVGAVVLLAADVGARSLVHNADLPLGMLTSLIGGPFFFWLLRRTRARAGGWA
- a CDS encoding heme ABC transporter ATP-binding protein; translation: MSGVVAGLSSVFARTHEVPAAPEPGAVTLRAVGVSVDRRGASGARRVLEGVDFDVVAGEIVALVGPNGAGKSTLLAALAGELEPSAGAIELDGRALAHWSPVDMARRRAVLPQSHTVGFPFTAREVVAMGRAPWVRTERRELDEERIAAAMAAADVEHLAARSFPTLSGGERARVALARVLAQDTGTLLLDEPTAALDLGHQEAVLTLATARAAAGAAVVVVLHDLGIAAAYADRVAILESGRIAADGPPRKVLTTALLTRVYQHPVEVLDHPITGAQLVLPVRR
- a CDS encoding YncE family protein, whose protein sequence is MMTGCSAGSDSDKLETRPAATAAIAPVESTRPAGDVSGLANPIGGLLAETGTGQLVALESSSETSTILFVIDPTTLTRVDPSGVPDLGMSTLLLPAHGAGLAQGKPGEVLVPGSGRIMRVDIATGTVTDVPVDGDARSVLRREDDTLVVGTADGKVRVLAPDGKVTDTVSGLASADALALTGDHVSVLDRRQTSLTQLDLGKERLGLALRAGDGATNLITDPFGRITVTDTAGDELLVYTAGPLVLRQRFPVGSSPYALAYDPGSDTVWVTCTQSNEVVGFDLSTGIPKEVGRYPTVRQPNSVTIDEHTGDLFVGSATGDGLQRIRADQRKKGQ
- a CDS encoding YrdB family protein encodes the protein MAVIKGANLALMFLLELGVLAGAAVWGFTLDAHPIVCVVAGIGAPAVFIAVWALFAAGGGKNARFPLTGAWRLLLEIVWFGGAAVLIGFAWTPGAGIVFFAVWAVNGALRLLWEQA
- a CDS encoding TIGR03618 family F420-dependent PPOX class oxidoreductase — translated: MTDIQESSYEPGRGAAPTRLSTERVEQFLGVHRMGALATIKRDGHPHLSTVAYKWNPVTRVVSIGSTADRVKVRQLARNPHTALYVSSLDQLTFAVAEGAAEISPVSTVPGDPVGREMLAMFPEFDNPDDEATFLKNMVEDNRLVIRLQVSKLYGDTLVAEH